In a single window of the Mycobacteriales bacterium genome:
- the carB gene encoding carbamoyl-phosphate synthase large subunit translates to MPKRDDLKHVLVIGSGPILIGQAAEFDYSGTQACRVLKAEGLRVTLINSNPATIMTDPEFADATYIEPITPEYVAKVIERERPDALLPTLGGQTALNAAMALHASGVLERYGVELIGADVEAIRKGEDRQAFKEVVESIGAESARSAVCHTMEELLVAVEDLGYPVVVRPSFTMGGAGGGVAFDEADLRRIGGGGLHASATTEVLLEESILGWKEYELELMRDRNDNVVVVCSIENLDPLGVHTGDSITVAPAMTLTDREYQKLRDISIDVIRAVGVDTGGCNIQFAVNPEDGRIIVIEMNPRVSRSSALASKATGFPIAKIAAKLAIGYTLDEIPNDITRETPASFEPTLDYVVVKIPRFAFEKFPGTDPELTTTMKSVGEAMSIGRSFVEALQKAMRSLEQTPSGFWTGSDPDLSKEQVLQAIRTPTDGRLHQVELAFRLGATAEEVFEATKIDPWFLDQILSITELRAELEVGELTEPLLRRAKRMGCSDQQIAAVRGVTEQEVRRLRHDLGVRPVYKTVDTCAAEFAAETPYHYSSYDEETEVAPSAKRKVLILGSGPNRIGQGIEFDYACVHASFALRDAGFETVMVNCNPETVSTDYDTSDRLYFEPLTVEDVLEVVEAERDSARAGGGELVGVIVQLGGQTPLRLAQELKDCGVPIVGTSPEAIHLAEDRDAFGRVMTDGGLPSPKSGMATSYDDAARVASDVGYPVLVRPSYVLGGRGMEIVYSDEMLRDYMDRSTIVGPDTPVLVDRFLEDAIEIDVDALYDGTELYLGGVMEHIEEAGIHSGDSACALPPITLGRADLERIRTSTEVIARGVGVRGLLNVQYALKDDVLYVLEANPRASRTVPFTSKATAVQLAKACARVMLGATIAELRVEGLLPPTGDGGHMPLDAPISVKEAVLPFGRFRGTDTVLGPEMKSTGEVMGIDEVFGTAFAKSQTAAYGDLPTKGRVFVSVANRDKRAMVFPVKRLADLGFEILATEGTAEVLRRNGVTARVVGKHSHGLGDDVVPMVLAGEVDLIFNTPFGVGARLDGYEIRTAAVTRGIPCITTIQGAAACVQGIEALVRGDIGVRSLQEHHAALAASTAAQRGAS, encoded by the coding sequence GTGCCTAAGCGCGACGACCTCAAGCACGTCCTGGTGATCGGGTCGGGGCCGATCCTCATCGGGCAGGCCGCCGAGTTCGACTACTCCGGCACCCAGGCCTGCCGCGTGCTGAAGGCGGAGGGCCTGCGCGTCACGCTGATCAACAGCAACCCGGCGACGATCATGACCGACCCGGAGTTCGCCGACGCGACCTACATCGAGCCGATCACCCCGGAGTACGTCGCGAAGGTCATCGAGCGCGAGCGCCCCGACGCCCTGCTCCCGACCCTCGGCGGGCAGACCGCCCTCAACGCCGCGATGGCGCTGCACGCCAGCGGTGTCCTGGAGCGCTACGGCGTCGAGCTCATCGGGGCCGACGTCGAGGCGATCCGCAAGGGCGAGGACCGGCAGGCCTTCAAGGAGGTCGTCGAGTCGATCGGTGCGGAGTCGGCCCGTTCCGCGGTCTGCCACACGATGGAGGAGCTGCTCGTCGCGGTCGAGGACCTCGGCTACCCGGTGGTCGTGCGGCCCTCGTTCACGATGGGCGGGGCCGGCGGCGGCGTCGCCTTCGACGAGGCCGACCTGCGCAGGATCGGCGGCGGCGGCCTGCACGCCAGCGCCACCACCGAGGTGCTCCTCGAGGAGTCGATCCTGGGCTGGAAGGAGTACGAGCTGGAGCTCATGCGCGACCGCAACGACAACGTCGTGGTCGTCTGCTCCATCGAGAACCTCGACCCGCTCGGTGTCCACACCGGCGACTCGATCACCGTCGCCCCGGCGATGACGCTCACCGACCGCGAGTACCAGAAGCTGCGCGACATCTCGATCGACGTGATCCGGGCCGTCGGCGTCGACACCGGCGGCTGCAACATCCAGTTCGCGGTCAACCCCGAGGACGGCCGCATCATCGTCATCGAGATGAACCCCCGCGTCTCGCGGTCGAGCGCCCTGGCGTCCAAGGCCACCGGCTTCCCGATCGCGAAGATCGCGGCCAAGCTCGCGATCGGCTACACCCTCGACGAGATCCCCAACGACATCACCCGCGAGACGCCGGCCTCCTTCGAGCCGACGCTGGACTACGTCGTGGTGAAGATCCCGCGGTTCGCCTTCGAGAAGTTCCCGGGCACCGACCCCGAGCTGACGACGACGATGAAGAGCGTCGGCGAGGCCATGAGCATCGGCCGGTCCTTCGTCGAGGCCCTGCAGAAGGCGATGCGCTCGCTGGAGCAGACCCCGAGCGGCTTCTGGACCGGCAGCGACCCGGACCTCTCCAAGGAGCAGGTGCTCCAGGCGATCCGCACGCCCACGGACGGGCGCCTGCACCAGGTCGAGCTGGCTTTCCGGCTCGGCGCCACGGCAGAGGAGGTCTTCGAGGCCACCAAGATCGACCCGTGGTTCCTCGACCAGATCCTGTCGATCACCGAGCTGCGTGCCGAGCTCGAGGTCGGCGAGCTGACCGAGCCCCTGCTGCGCAGGGCGAAGCGGATGGGCTGCAGCGACCAGCAGATCGCCGCGGTCCGCGGGGTCACCGAGCAGGAGGTGCGCCGGCTGCGCCACGACCTCGGGGTGCGGCCGGTCTACAAGACCGTCGACACCTGTGCCGCGGAGTTCGCCGCCGAGACGCCGTACCACTACTCCTCCTACGACGAGGAGACCGAGGTCGCGCCGTCGGCCAAGCGCAAGGTGCTCATCCTCGGCAGCGGCCCGAACCGCATCGGCCAGGGCATCGAGTTCGACTACGCCTGCGTGCACGCCTCCTTCGCCCTGCGCGACGCGGGCTTCGAGACCGTGATGGTCAACTGCAACCCCGAGACCGTGTCGACGGACTACGACACGAGCGACCGGCTCTACTTCGAGCCGCTCACCGTGGAGGACGTCCTCGAGGTCGTCGAGGCCGAGCGCGACAGCGCCCGTGCCGGCGGGGGAGAGCTGGTGGGCGTGATCGTCCAGCTGGGCGGCCAGACGCCGCTGCGGCTGGCTCAGGAGCTCAAGGACTGCGGCGTCCCGATCGTCGGCACCAGCCCCGAGGCCATCCACCTCGCGGAGGACCGCGACGCCTTCGGCAGGGTCATGACGGACGGCGGCCTGCCGTCGCCCAAGAGCGGCATGGCGACGTCCTACGACGACGCGGCCCGGGTCGCGTCCGACGTCGGATACCCCGTGCTCGTGCGTCCGTCGTACGTCCTCGGCGGGCGCGGCATGGAGATCGTCTACAGCGACGAGATGCTGCGCGACTACATGGACCGCAGCACGATCGTGGGTCCGGACACTCCCGTGCTCGTCGACCGCTTCCTCGAGGACGCCATCGAGATCGACGTCGACGCGCTCTACGACGGCACCGAGCTCTACCTCGGCGGCGTGATGGAGCACATCGAGGAGGCCGGCATCCACTCCGGTGACTCCGCGTGCGCCCTGCCGCCGATCACCCTCGGCCGGGCCGACCTCGAGCGCATCAGGACCTCGACGGAGGTCATCGCCCGCGGCGTCGGGGTGCGCGGCCTGCTCAACGTGCAGTACGCCCTCAAGGACGACGTGCTCTACGTGCTGGAGGCCAACCCGCGCGCCTCCCGCACCGTGCCCTTCACGAGCAAGGCGACCGCGGTGCAGCTCGCGAAGGCCTGCGCCCGCGTCATGCTCGGCGCGACGATCGCCGAGCTGCGCGTGGAGGGGCTGCTGCCGCCGACCGGCGACGGCGGCCACATGCCGCTCGACGCGCCGATCAGCGTCAAGGAGGCGGTGCTGCCGTTCGGCCGGTTCCGCGGCACCGACACGGTGCTCGGCCCGGAGATGAAGTCGACCGGCGAGGTCATGGGTATCGACGAGGTCTTCGGCACGGCCTTCGCGAAGAGCCAGACCGCCGCCTACGGAGACCTCCCGACCAAGGGGCGGGTCTTCGTCAGCGTGGCCAACCGCGACAAGCGCGCGATGGTCTTCCCGGTGAAGCGGCTGGCCGACCTCGGCTTCGAGATCCTCGCGACCGAGGGCACGGCCGAGGTGCTGCGGCGCAACGGCGTCACTGCCCGCGTCGTCGGCAAGCACTCCCACGGGCTCGGTGACGACGTCGTGCCGATGGTGCTGGCCGGCGAGGTCGACCTCATCTTCAACACGCCCTTCGGCGTCGGGGCCCGCCTCGACGGCTATGAGATCCGCACCGCCGCGGTGACCCGCGGCATCCCGTGCATCACCACGATCCAGGGAGCGGCGGCCTGCGTGCAGGGCATCGAGGCCCTGGTGCGTGGCGACATCGGGGTGCGCTCCCTGCAGGAGCACCACGCCGCGCTCGCGGCCTCGACAGCCGCCCAGAGGGGAGCCAGCTGA
- a CDS encoding EAL domain-containing protein, producing the protein MQGAARARPRAASAYAVVVSVALLGLLVWTLLPGRPLLARHAVSDAAFVLAPALAAWQCLRAARDPGAARRVWLLLGAASVAWALGSVAWAVDELVLGRLAPFPSVAHAFYLAYPVLALLGLLALPRLPSARASRARLVLDGVVVAASFLVIAWIGTLGNLARAEGQPVAEALALAFPVLDVLTAAVVVVVLDRVRGGWRHPGSLAALGVAGVAMTDGLYAALAGAGAYTTGGPLDVAWPLSFALIAVAARRPATAGPDLSRVSHRLLPWLPAAVAAATLVASGRLLHGLDPVLAALTLTLAGSLVARQQLLASENAVLHVSLEEKVRERTEELLQSRDRERRRARTDSLTGLPNREALTEQLTAAVAAVRPGHLLGVVLLDLDGFKQVNDGFGHDAGDVLLQAAAGRLRSAVRDDAVLARMGGDEFAVLLPDLRTPADVEAVARRLVAALAPPLLVGPLEVVLGASAGTAVAETSDVIGVHLLRDADTAMYAAKESGNGVTAFAPGMHVAVRESLELEADLRVALREGQLQVHYQPVVDLAADRVAGFEALARWTHPLRGAVSPADFVPAAERSGLVVELERLVLDIACAQLATWRRTSPGLTVAVNVSARHLRERDYLDTVLSALVRHGLPPSALVLEVTESLLFHDDDHVREVLERLHTAGIGLALDDFGTGYSSLSRLASYPFDTLKIDRAFVASLDADPSAPVLVATVALARGLGMSVVAEGVETEAQLDFLRAQGCEHAQGYLLSRPGPAALVAGVIGRSLLPVPRSASDVPVVGS; encoded by the coding sequence GTGCAGGGCGCAGCGCGCGCACGCCCGCGGGCTGCCTCGGCGTACGCCGTCGTCGTCTCGGTGGCACTGCTGGGGCTGCTCGTGTGGACGCTGCTGCCCGGGCGACCGCTGCTCGCCCGCCATGCAGTGAGCGACGCGGCCTTCGTCCTCGCGCCCGCGCTGGCGGCCTGGCAGTGCCTGCGCGCCGCCCGCGACCCCGGAGCCGCCCGGAGGGTCTGGCTGCTGCTGGGCGCGGCGTCCGTCGCCTGGGCCCTCGGCAGCGTGGCCTGGGCCGTCGACGAGCTGGTGCTGGGTCGGCTGGCGCCGTTCCCGTCCGTCGCCCATGCCTTCTACCTCGCCTACCCCGTGCTGGCTCTGCTGGGGTTGCTGGCACTTCCCCGGCTGCCCAGCGCGCGGGCGTCGCGCGCCCGCCTGGTCCTCGACGGTGTCGTGGTGGCGGCGTCCTTCCTCGTCATCGCCTGGATCGGCACGCTCGGCAACCTGGCCCGCGCCGAGGGCCAGCCCGTCGCGGAGGCCCTGGCCCTCGCCTTCCCTGTGCTCGACGTGCTCACCGCGGCCGTCGTCGTGGTCGTGCTCGACCGGGTCCGGGGCGGGTGGCGGCACCCCGGCTCGCTCGCGGCGCTCGGCGTGGCCGGCGTCGCGATGACCGACGGTCTCTACGCCGCGCTGGCGGGTGCCGGCGCCTACACCACGGGCGGCCCGCTCGACGTCGCGTGGCCGCTGTCGTTCGCGCTGATCGCCGTCGCCGCCCGCAGGCCGGCGACGGCGGGACCCGACCTCAGCCGCGTGTCGCATCGGCTGCTCCCCTGGCTGCCGGCTGCTGTCGCCGCCGCGACCCTCGTCGCGAGCGGCCGGCTGCTGCACGGCCTCGACCCGGTCCTGGCGGCGCTCACCCTCACGCTGGCCGGCTCGCTCGTCGCCCGCCAGCAGCTGCTCGCCAGCGAGAACGCCGTACTGCACGTGTCGCTCGAGGAGAAGGTCCGCGAGCGCACCGAGGAGCTGCTCCAGTCGCGCGACCGCGAGCGGCGACGCGCTCGCACCGACTCCCTGACCGGCCTGCCCAACCGCGAGGCGCTCACCGAGCAGCTCACCGCTGCCGTCGCCGCAGTCCGCCCGGGTCACCTGCTCGGTGTGGTGCTGCTCGACCTCGACGGCTTCAAGCAGGTCAACGACGGCTTCGGCCACGACGCCGGCGACGTCCTCCTGCAGGCCGCGGCCGGGCGGCTGCGCTCAGCGGTCCGCGACGACGCCGTGCTCGCCCGGATGGGAGGCGACGAGTTCGCCGTCTTGCTGCCCGACTTGCGCACGCCAGCAGACGTCGAGGCAGTGGCGCGACGGCTCGTCGCGGCGTTGGCCCCACCACTGCTCGTCGGACCTCTCGAGGTCGTCCTCGGGGCCTCTGCCGGCACCGCGGTCGCCGAGACCTCCGACGTCATCGGCGTCCACCTGCTCCGCGACGCAGACACCGCGATGTACGCCGCGAAGGAGTCCGGCAACGGCGTCACGGCCTTTGCGCCCGGCATGCACGTCGCCGTGCGCGAGAGCCTCGAGCTCGAGGCCGACCTGCGGGTGGCACTGCGTGAGGGTCAGCTGCAGGTGCACTACCAACCGGTGGTCGACCTCGCCGCCGACCGGGTCGCCGGCTTCGAGGCGCTCGCCCGCTGGACGCACCCGCTGCGCGGAGCGGTCTCCCCTGCCGACTTCGTGCCGGCCGCGGAGCGCTCGGGCCTGGTCGTCGAGCTGGAGCGGCTCGTGCTCGACATCGCCTGCGCCCAGCTCGCGACGTGGCGGCGCACCTCCCCGGGCCTCACCGTCGCCGTCAACGTCAGCGCCAGGCACCTGCGCGAGCGGGACTACCTCGACACGGTCCTGTCGGCGCTGGTCCGGCACGGCCTCCCGCCCTCGGCGCTCGTCCTCGAGGTCACCGAGAGCCTGCTCTTCCACGACGACGACCACGTCCGCGAGGTGCTGGAGCGCCTCCACACCGCTGGGATCGGTCTGGCCCTGGACGACTTCGGGACCGGCTACAGCTCGCTGTCGCGCCTCGCGTCGTACCCCTTCGACACGCTCAAGATCGACCGTGCCTTCGTCGCCTCGCTCGACGCCGACCCGAGCGCCCCGGTGCTGGTCGCGACGGTGGCACTGGCCCGCGGGCTCGGCATGTCGGTCGTCGCGGAGGGCGTCGAGACCGAGGCCCAGCTGGACTTCCTCCGGGCCCAGGGCTGCGAGCACGCCCAGGGCTACCTGCTGTCGCGCCCCGGCCCGGCCGCGTTGGTCGCAGGGGTGATCGGGCGGTCCCTGCTGCCCGTCCCGCGGTCGGCGTCGGACGTGCCGGTGGTCGGGAGCTGA
- a CDS encoding dihydroorotate dehydrogenase: MADTILTIRSDEVAALADVDLTTRLAGATFPNPVFTASGCAAAGQELDQFFPVSALGGIVTKSIMLAPRAGRATPRMAETPSGMLNSIGLQGPGIDAFLDKDLPWLAQQGARAVVSIAGGSIDDYAKLAAKLRGRQGLSMIEVNISCPNVEDRGQVFACDPSAAAAVVHAVRRAFNDPKVPIFAKLSPDVTSIVDIARSVRDAGADGVSVINTLLGMVIDPVTMRPALGGVTGGLSGPAIRPVAVRCVWQIHQALPELPILGMGGIRTGLDALEFVLAGASAVSVGTTVFGDPTAPVRVLHELAQALHARGFASLSDAVGHAHRPPDLHVPEDPDPVGDLPVEA, from the coding sequence ATGGCGGACACCATCCTCACCATCCGGTCCGACGAGGTCGCGGCCCTCGCCGACGTCGACCTGACCACCCGGCTCGCCGGGGCGACCTTCCCGAACCCGGTCTTCACGGCCTCGGGCTGCGCCGCCGCCGGCCAGGAGCTCGACCAGTTCTTCCCGGTCAGCGCCCTCGGTGGCATCGTCACGAAGTCGATCATGCTCGCGCCGCGGGCAGGTCGGGCGACGCCGCGGATGGCTGAGACCCCGAGCGGCATGCTCAACTCGATCGGGCTGCAGGGCCCCGGCATCGACGCCTTCCTCGACAAGGACCTCCCGTGGCTCGCCCAGCAGGGCGCCCGCGCGGTCGTGTCGATCGCGGGTGGCTCGATCGACGACTACGCCAAGCTGGCCGCCAAGCTGCGCGGCCGGCAGGGGCTGTCGATGATCGAGGTCAACATCAGCTGCCCCAACGTCGAGGACCGCGGACAGGTGTTCGCCTGCGACCCGTCTGCCGCCGCCGCCGTGGTCCATGCGGTCCGGCGCGCCTTCAACGACCCGAAGGTGCCGATCTTCGCCAAGCTCAGCCCCGACGTCACCTCGATCGTCGACATCGCGCGGTCGGTCCGCGACGCGGGCGCCGACGGCGTCTCGGTCATCAACACCCTGCTCGGCATGGTCATCGACCCGGTCACGATGCGCCCCGCACTCGGTGGCGTTACCGGCGGCCTGTCCGGCCCCGCGATCCGCCCCGTCGCGGTGCGCTGCGTCTGGCAGATCCACCAGGCCCTGCCCGAGCTGCCGATCCTCGGGATGGGCGGCATCCGCACCGGCCTCGACGCCCTGGAGTTCGTGCTCGCCGGCGCGTCGGCCGTCAGCGTCGGCACCACCGTCTTCGGTGACCCGACCGCCCCGGTGCGGGTCCTGCACGAGCTCGCGCAGGCGCTGCACGCGCGCGGCTTCGCCTCGCTCTCCGACGCCGTCGGCCATGCCCACCGGCCGCCGGACCTGCACGTGCCCGAGGACCCCGACCCGGTGGGCGACCTGCCCGTGGAGGCGTGA
- the pyrF gene encoding orotidine-5'-phosphate decarboxylase, with product MGQAPIAVALDAPDLDTATRWAKEVAPHVSVVKVGLELFCRIGPEAVDAVRGETGLFLDLKLHDIPNTVAGAARSVAALRPTYLTVHASGGADMVRAAVEAAPDVTIAAVTVLTSMSADDLAAVGLAGPPTDAVRRLAALAVGAGAGALVCSPQEVALVRAEVGPGIVLITPGVRPVGADIGDQARVATPQQALADGADLLVIGRPITGAPDVGAAAREIAESLV from the coding sequence ATGGGACAGGCCCCGATCGCGGTCGCGCTCGACGCGCCCGACCTCGACACCGCGACCCGCTGGGCCAAGGAGGTGGCTCCCCACGTCAGCGTCGTGAAGGTCGGCCTGGAGCTGTTCTGCCGGATCGGACCCGAGGCCGTCGACGCGGTCCGTGGCGAGACCGGGCTCTTCCTCGACCTCAAGCTCCACGACATCCCCAACACCGTCGCCGGGGCTGCCCGCAGCGTCGCCGCGCTGCGGCCGACCTATCTCACGGTCCACGCCAGCGGTGGCGCCGACATGGTCCGGGCCGCGGTCGAGGCAGCGCCCGACGTCACCATCGCGGCCGTCACGGTCCTCACCTCGATGTCGGCCGACGACCTCGCCGCGGTCGGCCTCGCGGGCCCGCCCACCGACGCGGTCCGCCGGCTGGCTGCCCTCGCGGTGGGAGCCGGCGCGGGCGCGCTGGTCTGCTCGCCGCAGGAGGTCGCGCTGGTGCGCGCCGAGGTCGGCCCGGGCATCGTGCTCATCACCCCCGGGGTGCGACCGGTGGGCGCAGACATCGGCGACCAGGCGCGGGTGGCCACGCCGCAGCAGGCGCTCGCCGACGGCGCCGACCTGCTCGTCATCGGCCGGCCCATCACGGGCGCGCCCGATGTCGGTGCCGCCGCGCGCGAGATCGCCGAGAGCCTCGTCTAG
- a CDS encoding dihydroorotate dehydrogenase electron transfer subunit: protein MPVQVQAEVLSIRKVGAYHAMTVVAPGIAELTKPGHFIAVQVGGPESSMLLRRAFAVYDVKERGVYGGTVEFVFAVHGKGTAWLARQRPQDKIDIVGPLGKPFRMPTQPVTATLVGGGYGSAPLLPLATALRDRGCRVDFVLGAGSGDRLFGQLDAKRMAASIAVTTDDGSVGERGRVSDVLPGVLDRTGAEVVYACGPMAMLRAVSELAAERGIPAQVAVEESMACGIGVCMTCVLPVVGDDGQTRMVRSCVEGPVFLGDRVRWDDVGTVPVDAVGSGVAH, encoded by the coding sequence ATGCCGGTCCAGGTGCAGGCCGAGGTCCTGTCGATCCGCAAGGTCGGTGCCTACCACGCGATGACGGTCGTCGCGCCCGGCATCGCCGAGCTGACCAAGCCCGGTCACTTCATCGCCGTGCAGGTCGGCGGGCCGGAGTCCTCGATGTTGCTGCGCCGGGCCTTCGCGGTCTACGACGTCAAGGAGCGCGGCGTCTACGGCGGCACCGTGGAGTTCGTCTTCGCCGTTCACGGCAAGGGCACCGCGTGGCTCGCGCGCCAGCGCCCGCAGGACAAGATCGACATCGTGGGCCCGCTCGGCAAGCCCTTCCGCATGCCCACCCAGCCGGTGACGGCGACGCTCGTCGGCGGCGGCTACGGCAGCGCGCCGCTGCTGCCGCTGGCGACGGCCTTGCGCGATCGCGGCTGCCGGGTCGACTTCGTCCTCGGGGCGGGGTCGGGCGACCGGCTCTTCGGCCAGCTCGACGCCAAGCGGATGGCGGCCTCGATCGCGGTCACGACCGACGACGGCTCGGTGGGGGAGCGGGGCCGGGTCTCCGACGTCCTGCCTGGGGTCCTCGACCGCACCGGTGCGGAGGTCGTCTACGCCTGCGGCCCGATGGCGATGCTGCGGGCGGTGTCGGAGCTGGCCGCCGAGCGCGGCATCCCGGCGCAGGTCGCGGTGGAGGAGTCGATGGCCTGCGGGATCGGGGTCTGCATGACCTGCGTGCTGCCGGTGGTCGGCGACGACGGGCAGACCCGGATGGTCCGCTCGTGCGTGGAGGGACCGGTCTTCCTCGGGGACCGCGTCCGGTGGGACGACGTGGGCACGGTGCCCGTGGACGCAGTCGGGTCGGGAGTGGCGCACTGA